A segment of the Mycobacterium intracellulare ATCC 13950 genome:
GCTTCATGCCCGCCGCGAAGTCCGCCGCCGAGGGCGTCGCCAAGGCCGCGGAAGCGGCCCTTCCCGCCGTTTCGGGTGCGGGCCTGGGCTCGATCGGCGCGATCGGCGGGGCCGTCGGCAAGGCGGCATCGATCGGCGGATTGGCGGTGCCCGCCGCCTGGGCGAGTGCGGCCCCGGCGCCGCCGATCGCCGTGGCGCTCAATGGTGCCACCGCCGCGGGAGCCGTCGAACGTGCCACGAACGCGGTGGGCGGGGTGCCGATGGTGCCCGCCGCTGGGGCGGGGCGCGGCGTCGCGGCCCACTTCGTCACTCCCCGATACGGTTTCAAGCCCACGGTCATCGCGCAGCCCCCCGCGGGTGGGTGACGCGTCAGAAGGGTGGGTCGTCGGGTAGGGGCTGCAGGGTGGGTTGGTCGGGTTCCCAGTCCGGGGGCAGTTCTTCCGGTTCTCGGGGGTCGTTGACCCAGGTGCAGTAGGGGCTGGTGCTCGGTGTTCCCTTGAACAGGAACAGCATGTCGCGCATGTGGTTTCGGAACTTGCGGGCCGCGATCTCGTCTTTGCGGTCCTGTTCGAGCCGGCGGCGGGCCGCGTTGATCGGGCGCTGCTCGCGATTGTGGGTGCGCGCCTGGGTGATCCGCGCGCTGCGCTGCCGTGATCGGCTGCGTCGTCTCGGCTCGGGGGCGGCGCAGGCCGGGGCGCGCGCCGCCGGAAACAGATCCGCACCCGCCGGCGAGGTCCGGTAGATGTTGCCGGTCGGCGAGGTCCAGATCACGGTTCCATCGGCCAACTGTTTGTCGCGCCAGCCCCCGAAGGTTTTGAGCCGATGATGCTGGCGGCACAGGCATTTCAGGTTCTCCGCGACGGTGCGCCCACCCGCCCGCGGATCTTGATGGTTGAACGGAATGGTGTGGTCGATATCGCAGATCATCGCCGGGCGGGAGCATCCGGGGAAGCGGCAGGTCAGGTCGCGGCAGCGCACGAACCGTTCCAGCCCCGCCGGCGGTTGATAGCGCAAGGCCTCGACCGGACTGGTCACCGGGTTGGCCACCAGCACCGATGCGGCGGCCGCCAACCGGCGCACCTGCTCGGCATCGATGACCCCATAGCCCTCCAGATAGCCGGGCCCGGCGCCGTCGGCGTAGACGGTCTGTTCGCCGGCCATCACGTTGACGACCACCCGCGTCCCGGTCGGCTCACCTTCGCGAGTGTGCTCGCCGGCCCGGGTGGGGCAGTCGGCTTGCCCACACGCACAGCCCAGCCGGCGGCCCTCGGCCAGAGCCGAGAGTGCGTCGGCGCGGCGCTGATCCATCGTCCGTGGATCGGCCGTGCACACCTGCTTGGCGAGTTGGGACAGCCGGCGATCAAAGGCCGTCGCGGCGTCGGCGGCCACCGAACCGCGGATCTCGGCCATCCCGTTGTCCGCGGCGCTGATGGCGACGTAACGGTCCTCCTCGGCGGCCACCCGACGCTCCCGGGCGGCGTCGGGATCGGCGACCCGCACCGCGGCATCGACGGCGTTGACGATCCGCTGCCGCGACCAACCGTGCCAATTCCCGATCCGGGCGGCCAATGACTCATCGAGCGTGGCGATCACCTCCCGGTCGGTGACCAGATCGGTGCGGG
Coding sequences within it:
- a CDS encoding HNH endonuclease signature motif containing protein, with the translated sequence MFEVPSDPAALVAAIESTHREESMLVARRLAAVAALLRHRVATADGADREYAEIDGFEQTAAEVAAVMNLSAMGASFLVSHAEALDTRLPRVAALLAEGRTDWRTVRLVITRTDLVTDREVIATLDESLAARIGNWHGWSRQRIVNAVDAAVRVADPDAARERRVAAEEDRYVAISAADNGMAEIRGSVAADAATAFDRRLSQLAKQVCTADPRTMDQRRADALSALAEGRRLGCACGQADCPTRAGEHTREGEPTGTRVVVNVMAGEQTVYADGAGPGYLEGYGVIDAEQVRRLAAAASVLVANPVTSPVEALRYQPPAGLERFVRCRDLTCRFPGCSRPAMICDIDHTIPFNHQDPRAGGRTVAENLKCLCRQHHRLKTFGGWRDKQLADGTVIWTSPTGNIYRTSPAGADLFPAARAPACAAPEPRRRSRSRQRSARITQARTHNREQRPINAARRRLEQDRKDEIAARKFRNHMRDMLFLFKGTPSTSPYCTWVNDPREPEELPPDWEPDQPTLQPLPDDPPF